From the genome of Streptacidiphilus sp. PB12-B1b:
GCCGACCAGCCCGGCCTCGCGCAGCACCTTCAGGTGGTGGGAGATCGTCGGCTGGGACACGTCGAACGGGCCGATCAGGTCGCAGACACACGCCTCGCCGCCCTCGTGCGAGGCGATCAGTGACAGCAGCCGCAGCCGCACCGGGTCCGACAGCGCCTTGAACATCCGTGCCAGTTCGACGGCAGCGTCCTCGCCCAGCGGCTCGTGGACCATCGGCGAGCAGCACATCACCGCTGCGTCCTGGCCGAGCACGGACAGCTCCAGATTAGACATGCGTCTATGTTGACAGTCATCTAATCAGGAGGCAAGCTCACCTGTATCGATAACTGTCGATACAGCAATCGGATCGGGGAGACAGCCATGTCCCGTGTTCAGCTCGCCCTTCGCGTCGCCGACCTCGAAGGCTCCATCGCCTTCTACGCCAAGCTGTTCGGTGCCGAGCCCGCCAAGCGCCGCCCCGGGTATGCCAACTTCGCCATTGACGAGCCTCCGCTCAAGCTCGTCCTGATCGAGGGCGAGCCCGGCCAGGACACCCGCCTTGACCACCTCGGCGTCGAGGTCGGCACCAGCGACCAGGTCACCGCCGCCACCGACCGACTCAAGGACGCCGGCCTGGCCACCTTCGAGGAGAACGACACCGCCTGCTGCTACGCCCTGCAGGACAAGGTCTGGGTCACCGGACCCGGCAGGGAGCCCTGGGAGGTCTACGTCGTCAAGGCCGACGCCGACACCCTCGGCACGAGCGCCGACAGCGCCCCGGAAGCCTGCTGCGGCACCACCGCCTGCTGCACCCCCGACGAACAGGCACTCAACCCCACCCGGACCCCCGCCGAGGCCAAGGCCGCAGCAGGCTGCGCCTGCGCCAACTGACCTCGGCAGCAGAGGTAGATGACGGGCCAACACGGCCTCTGCCATCGAAGTGTCGGCGTGCTGTCCGCGACGGTGGCCGGCAACCCGGGCCATGACCCCGGTGCGAACCCGGCTCGGCTTCGGCCGGTGGCTTCAGGGAGCCGCCTGCCGCATCTGCCTGTGACGGGCTCGGGCTCGGTGCGGCTGCCCGGTGCCGACGACGAGTGTCGGGAGGGGCGGTACCGGTTGACCGGGGAAGGTGGGGAGCACAGGCTGGAAGGGAGCCCGGGGACGCTGTACGGCGATGGGAGTGCTCCATGTATCTGCTGGCAACACCGTTCACGGGGGCGGAGGCGGTGACGATCGGCGTCGTGATCGGGGTGGTCGTGGTGCTCGCGTTGACGCTGACGTTCGTGCTCGGGGCGCGGCGCAGGGAGAGGGAGCCCGCGCCGGATCTGGAGCCGCGGGCGCCGCACCGGGATTCGTGGGCCACACACCCCTCGACGCCCGGGCGCGCGCCGCACGGTGATCCGGACGCCCCCGGGCACCACACCTGAGCCCCGACCCGGGGCCTGTCGCCCGACGGCGGAGCGCCTCCGCCCCGGGGTGGGTCTGGTACGCGGCCTACGGCTCGAACATGCACGCCGCCCGGCTGGCCTGCTACCTCTCCGGCGGCCGGCCGCCGGGCGGGGCGCGGACCTACCCGGGGTGCCGTGATCCGCGTCCGCCCGCCCGTACGCTGCCGGTGACGCTGCCCGGCCGGCTCTACTTCGCGCTGGAGTCCGCGGTGTGGACCGGCGGCATGGCCTTCTACGATCCGTTCGATCCGGGCACCATGCCGGCCCGGGCATACCTGGTCACGGTGGAGCAGTTCGCGGACGTCGCGGCGCAGGAGATGCACCGGGAGCCGGGCGGGGAGCTGGACCTGTCCGGGGTGCTGTCCGGCGGGCGGGCGGTGCTGGGGCCGGGCAGGTACGAGACGCTGGTCTGCCCGGGGCTGCTGGAGGGGCGCCCGGTGCTGACCTTCACTGCGGGCTGCCGCAGCGCCGAAGCGGAGCTGAATGCGCCGTCCGCCGGGTATCTGCGCCACCTGTCCGCGGGACTGCGGGAGGCGCACGGCTGGGGGTGCGGCGCTGCGCGGAGTACCTGGCCGGGCGGCCCGGTGCGGCGGGCGTGTGGACGGCGGCGGATGTGGCGGGCGTCGGCGGTGCGGCGGGCAGCGAGGGTGCGGCGGGCGTCGCGGGGGGTGGGGGTATCGCGGGTGCGGGCGGTGCTGCGGGCGGGGGGTGAGCGGGGCTGCCGGGCGGGGGTCGAGGTGTAGTTGGTTGTGCGCTACAATTACTTGCTGGAGCCAAGCAACTTAACTCGCAGGACATCAGAACAGGGGGAGTGCGGCCATGGAGCTGTCCGCATCCGCGAGCGCACTCGTCGAGGCAGGGCCCGTCGCAGCCGGGAACGCCGGGAACGCCGGGAACACCGGGGCGGCGACGGCGGCCGAGGCGGCCACCGGGATGGGTGAGGAGATCAGCCGGTTCATGCGGCAGATCAACGCCATGAGACAGCGGATGCGGGACGACCCCGGCGTCGGCGATCGGCTGCTGCTGGGGCGGCTGGTCCTCGGCGGCCCGCGCCGCGCCACCGACCTGGCCGCGGACACCTTCCTGGACCTGTCCACCGTCAGCCGGCAGATCCGCTGCCTGGTCGACTCCGGCCTGGTCCGGCGCACGCCCGATCCGGACGACCGGCGGGGCGCGCTGCTGTCGGCGACGGCGGCCGGCGTCACCGCGTACCAACACTTCCGGGACCAGCGCAACGAGCACCTGGCCCGGATCTTCGACGCCTGGCCGCCCGAGGACCGCCACCAGCTGGTCCGCCTGTTCGGGCGCTTCAACGACGACTTCGCAGAGAACTACCACCGGCTGTCCGCCGGGCAGGCGGGGGCGACACCCCCGGCGGCGGCAGCGGCAGCACAGCAAGGAGAGCACGCGTGAGCGGGACGTCCACAGCACCGCCCATATCCGAACAGTCCGGCCTGAGCCACCGGCAGATCCTCACCATCCTCAGCGGTCTGATGATGGGGATGTTCCTGGCCTCGCTGGACCAGACGATCGTCAGCACCGCCATCCGCACCATCGCCGACGACCTGAACGGTCTGAGTGAGCAGGCGTGGACCACCACCGCCTACCTGATCACCTCCACCATCGCCACCCCGCTGTACGGCAAGCTCTCCGACCTCTACGGGCGCAAGCCGTTCTTCCTCGCGGCGATCAGCATCTTCGTCACCGGCTCGATCGCCTGCACCTTCTCCACCTCGATGATCGAGCTGGCCGGGTTCCGGGCGTTCCAGGGCATCGGCGCCGGCGGTCTGATGTCGCTGGCGCTGGCCATCATCGGCGACATCGTGCCGCCGCGTGAGCGGGCCCGCTACCAGGGCTACATCCTCGCCGTGTTCGCCACCTCCAGCGTCCTCGGACCGCTGGTCGGCGGCTTCCTCGCCGGCCAGGGCGAGATCCTCGGCATCGCCGGGTGGCGCTGGGTGTTCCTGGTGAACGTGCCCATCGGCATGGTCGCGCTGGTCGTCGTCGCCAAGGTGCTGAACGTGCCGCACACCCGCCGCGAGCACCGCATCGACTGGTGGGGCGCGGTGACCATCGCCCTGGGCGTCGTCCCGCTGTTGCTGGTCGCCGAGCAGGGGCAGAGCTGGGGCTGGACCTCGGGCCGCTCGCTGGCCTGCTTCGCCGTCGGCATCGTCGGCGTGATCGCCTGGATCCTGGTCGAGCGCCAGATGGGCGACGACGCGCTGATCCCGATGCGGCTGTTCCGGGGCCGGGTCTTCAGCCAGACCAGCATGCTGTCCGTGCTGGTCGGCGCCGGGATGTTCGGCGCGATGCTGATGATCCCGCAGTACCTGCAGATCGTGAAGGGCGCCAGCCCGACCATGTCCGGTCTGATGATGCTGCCGCTGATGCTGGGCATGATGACCGCGTCCATCGCCACCGGCCAGATGATCTCCCGGACCGGGCACTACAAGATCTTCCCGGTGATCGGCACGGCGCTGATGACCGTGGCCATGGTGCTGTTCCAGTTCGAGGTGCAGTGGAACACGCCGCTGGCCGAGACCATGGCCTACATGCTGCTGTTCGGCGTCGGCCTGGGCTTCACCATGCAGACGCTGACGCTGTCGGTGCAGAACGCGGTCCCGCCGCAGGACATGGGCGTCGCCACCGCCTCGGCCACCTTCTTCCGGCAGTTGGGCGCCACCGCCGGTACGGCGGTCTTCCTGTCGGTGCTGTTCAGCAATGTCGGCGGGAAGATCCAGTCGGCCTTCACCGCGGCGGCCGGCACCCCGGCGTTCCAGGCGGCGGTGCACAACCAGGCGGTCATGGCCGACCCGAACAACCGGCCGGTGGTGGAGATGCTCAAGCACCCGGACGCCACCGGGGGCGGCGCGTCGGCGGTGCTCAACGACTCGTCCTTCATCCAGAAGCTGACCGCGGTGTTCGCCGACCCCTTCAAGCAGGGCTTCGCCGATTCCATGCACACCGTGTTCTTCCTCGGCGCGATCGTGACCGCGGTGGCCTTCGTCCTGGTGCTGTTCATCAAGGAGGTGCCGCTGCGCAAGGTGTCCGCGCTGCAGGCCCGCGCCCAGGACGCGGCGGCGGCCGAGCGGGACGGCGCGGCCGCGCAGGAGCCGGAGTGGATGCCGGAGGAGCCCGTCATCTGACGGCGGACGCTGCCGCCCGTCGCTCTGCGTCAACAGCCCTGACCCGTCTGGTCAGGGCTGTTGGCGTAGGCGGAGGCGGAGCTGGGATGGTGTTGCCCGCGCCGAAACCGGGCGCCGAACAGTCTGGAGAGCACATCGTGAAGGGCTTCCGCAGTTTCCTGCTGCGCGGAAACGTCGTCGACCTGGCCGTCGGTATCGTCGTTGGCGCGGCGTTCACGGCAGTCGTCAACGGCTTCGTCACCGCGTTCCTCAATCCGCTGATCGGTGTGATCGCGGGTCAGAAGGGCAACTTCAACAACCAGGTCTTCAAGGTCGAAGGCGCATCGTTCCCGTACGGCGTCTTCATCGGCAACGTGATCAGCTTCGTGCTGATCGCCAGCGTGGTGTACTTCTTCGTCGTCCTGCCGATCAACACCCTGCACGCCCGCTTCGCGCCGAAGCAGGAGCCGCTGGTGACGACCAAGGACTGCCCGGAATGCCTCAGCTCGGTCCCGCTGGCGGCCACCCGCTGCGCCTTCTGCACGGTGGAGCTGGCGCCGCGGAGCGGTGTGCCGCAGCAGGGCGCGGTAGGGCGCTGACTGTCAGACTTCAGATGTCGGCTGACAGATGACCTATGACAGATTCTGATATCTGTCAGTCGATCACCAGAGCCGGACGGCGCGGGTCGTCCGCCCGGACCACCAGGTCGGCCGCCTCGCCCGGGCGGGTCTCCTGCTCGTAGCGGGCGAAGGCCGGCAGCGTCCACTGCTCCTCGGGCGCCGTCCGCCGGGCCAGCGCCGCCGGGCTCAGATGCAGGTGGACGGCCAGGTCCAGCGGGAACCAGCGGCCCAGCAGCAGCGGCCCGTCCAGCACCAGCACCCCGCCCGGCGGCAGCGCGACCGGCGCCGCCCGTACCGCCCGGTCCGAGCGGGCGTCGCGCAGCGCCGGCAGCACGAGCCCGCTGCCGCCCGGCTCCAGCGGGTCGAACACCTCGCGGAACAGGGCATTGGCGTCCAGCCAGCCGTCGTAGTACGCGTCCGGGTCCTGGTGGCCGTACTCCAGCCGCAGCGAGGCCGGGCGCAGGAAGTCCTCGGCGCTGATCCGCTGGGCCGGGCGGCCGAGCAGTCGCAGCCGGTCGGCGACCGCGTCGGCGAGCGCCGCGGTACGCGCGGCCGGGGCGCCGTCCACGGCGATGCGCAGCCGTCCGCCCTCGGGCGGCGCCAGCTGTGCGGTGCGCTCGGTGACGGTGTCGGCGAGGGCGTCGACGGTGAGCGGGCGGACCTGCACGGGGCTCCTGGGGGGGTGAAGGGCGGACGGGCGCGGCGCCGGGCCGGGCGCCGACGGGCACCGGCTGTCCGGCGGAGGCGGCTGTCAGCGGGAGGCGGCGTCCAGCAGCGCCAGCTGGTCCGCGCTCAGCTCCAGCTCGGGGAAGGCCAGCAGGGCCGGAAGCTGCTCGAGGGTGCGGGCGCTGGCGATGGGCGCGGCGACGGTCGGCTGGGCCGCCAGCCAGGCCAGGGCCACCGTCGCCGGCTCGGCCCGGTGGTCGGCGGCGACGCTGTCCAGGGCCTCCAGCACCTTGGGGCCGCGCGGCGTCCGCAGGTACTTGCCGGCTCCGTCCGCGCGGGGGCTGTCCACGGCGGGGCCCCCGACGCGGTACTTGCCGGTGAGGAAGCCGGCGGCGAGGCCGTAGTAGGGGATGGCGGAGAGGCCGAAGCGGGTGGCGACGGCGGCGAGCTCGCCCTCGTAGGCGTCGCGGGCGACCAGGTTGTACAGGGGCTGGACGGCGACGTAGGGGGCGAGGCCCTCGCGCTGGGCGAACTCCAGGGCGGCGGTGAGCCGGTCCGCGGAGATGTTGGAGGCGGCGACGTGCCGGACCTTGCCGGAGCGGACCAGTCCGTCCAGTGCGGTGACGATCTCCTCGATCGGGGTGTCCACGTCGTCGTAGTGGGTGTACAGCAGGTCGATGCGGTCGGTGCCCAGACGGCGCAGCGACTGTTCGGTGGCGGCGGTGATGTTCGCGCCCTCGAGGCCCCGGTAGTCGGGGTGGGCGCCGACCTTGGTGGCGACGACGACGGAGTCGCGGTTGCCGCGTGCGGCCATCCACGCGCCGATGATGGTCTCGGACTCGCCGCCCTGGTTACCGGGCGCCCAGGTGGAGTACACGTCGGCGGTGTCGACGAAGTCGCCGCCGGCCGCGGTGAAGGCGTCGAGGACGGCGTAGGACTGCTGCTCGTCCGCGGTCCAGCCGAAGACGTTGCCGCCGAGGGCGA
Proteins encoded in this window:
- a CDS encoding helix-turn-helix transcriptional regulator, producing the protein MSNLELSVLGQDAAVMCCSPMVHEPLGEDAAVELARMFKALSDPVRLRLLSLIASHEGGEACVCDLIGPFDVSQPTISHHLKVLREAGLVGSERRGTWVYYWVLPAALAQLSSLLQAPAQTDAAQGAG
- a CDS encoding ArsI/CadI family heavy metal resistance metalloenzyme, whose product is MSRVQLALRVADLEGSIAFYAKLFGAEPAKRRPGYANFAIDEPPLKLVLIEGEPGQDTRLDHLGVEVGTSDQVTAATDRLKDAGLATFEENDTACCYALQDKVWVTGPGREPWEVYVVKADADTLGTSADSAPEACCGTTACCTPDEQALNPTRTPAEAKAAAGCACAN
- a CDS encoding DUF6479 family protein, with translation MYLLATPFTGAEAVTIGVVIGVVVVLALTLTFVLGARRREREPAPDLEPRAPHRDSWATHPSTPGRAPHGDPDAPGHHT
- a CDS encoding histone deacetylase, with product MHAARLACYLSGGRPPGGARTYPGCRDPRPPARTLPVTLPGRLYFALESAVWTGGMAFYDPFDPGTMPARAYLVTVEQFADVAAQEMHREPGGELDLSGVLSGGRAVLGPGRYETLVCPGLLEGRPVLTFTAGCRSAEAELNAPSAGYLRHLSAGLREAHGWGCGAARSTWPGGPVRRACGRRRMWRASAVRRAARVRRASRGVGVSRVRAVLRAGGERGCRAGVEV
- a CDS encoding MarR family winged helix-turn-helix transcriptional regulator gives rise to the protein MELSASASALVEAGPVAAGNAGNAGNTGAATAAEAATGMGEEISRFMRQINAMRQRMRDDPGVGDRLLLGRLVLGGPRRATDLAADTFLDLSTVSRQIRCLVDSGLVRRTPDPDDRRGALLSATAAGVTAYQHFRDQRNEHLARIFDAWPPEDRHQLVRLFGRFNDDFAENYHRLSAGQAGATPPAAAAAAQQGEHA
- a CDS encoding MDR family MFS transporter, coding for MSGTSTAPPISEQSGLSHRQILTILSGLMMGMFLASLDQTIVSTAIRTIADDLNGLSEQAWTTTAYLITSTIATPLYGKLSDLYGRKPFFLAAISIFVTGSIACTFSTSMIELAGFRAFQGIGAGGLMSLALAIIGDIVPPRERARYQGYILAVFATSSVLGPLVGGFLAGQGEILGIAGWRWVFLVNVPIGMVALVVVAKVLNVPHTRREHRIDWWGAVTIALGVVPLLLVAEQGQSWGWTSGRSLACFAVGIVGVIAWILVERQMGDDALIPMRLFRGRVFSQTSMLSVLVGAGMFGAMLMIPQYLQIVKGASPTMSGLMMLPLMLGMMTASIATGQMISRTGHYKIFPVIGTALMTVAMVLFQFEVQWNTPLAETMAYMLLFGVGLGFTMQTLTLSVQNAVPPQDMGVATASATFFRQLGATAGTAVFLSVLFSNVGGKIQSAFTAAAGTPAFQAAVHNQAVMADPNNRPVVEMLKHPDATGGGASAVLNDSSFIQKLTAVFADPFKQGFADSMHTVFFLGAIVTAVAFVLVLFIKEVPLRKVSALQARAQDAAAAERDGAAAQEPEWMPEEPVI
- the mscL gene encoding large conductance mechanosensitive channel protein MscL, which codes for MVLPAPKPGAEQSGEHIVKGFRSFLLRGNVVDLAVGIVVGAAFTAVVNGFVTAFLNPLIGVIAGQKGNFNNQVFKVEGASFPYGVFIGNVISFVLIASVVYFFVVLPINTLHARFAPKQEPLVTTKDCPECLSSVPLAATRCAFCTVELAPRSGVPQQGAVGR
- a CDS encoding uridine kinase is translated as MQVRPLTVDALADTVTERTAQLAPPEGGRLRIAVDGAPAARTAALADAVADRLRLLGRPAQRISAEDFLRPASLRLEYGHQDPDAYYDGWLDANALFREVFDPLEPGGSGLVLPALRDARSDRAVRAAPVALPPGGVLVLDGPLLLGRWFPLDLAVHLHLSPAALARRTAPEEQWTLPAFARYEQETRPGEAADLVVRADDPRRPALVID
- a CDS encoding aldo/keto reductase gives rise to the protein MTSSRSSRIGSSDLTVFPLALGGNVFGWTADEQQSYAVLDAFTAAGGDFVDTADVYSTWAPGNQGGESETIIGAWMAARGNRDSVVVATKVGAHPDYRGLEGANITAATEQSLRRLGTDRIDLLYTHYDDVDTPIEEIVTALDGLVRSGKVRHVAASNISADRLTAALEFAQREGLAPYVAVQPLYNLVARDAYEGELAAVATRFGLSAIPYYGLAAGFLTGKYRVGGPAVDSPRADGAGKYLRTPRGPKVLEALDSVAADHRAEPATVALAWLAAQPTVAAPIASARTLEQLPALLAFPELELSADQLALLDAASR